One window of Candidatus Paceibacterota bacterium genomic DNA carries:
- a CDS encoding GIY-YIG nuclease family protein: MYFVYILKCMDGSLYTGITTDVERRLEEHTKGIGSRYTRARRVEKVIYVEECENRSIASERESQIKHLSREDKLALTQTQKVS, from the coding sequence ATGTATTTTGTGTATATCTTGAAGTGTATGGATGGATCTCTCTATACAGGCATTACAACTGATGTTGAAAGGAGATTGGAAGAACATACAAAGGGTATTGGAAGTCGTTATACGCGCGCGAGGAGGGTTGAAAAGGTGATCTACGTTGAAGAGTGTGAAAATAGAAGTATTGCCTCAGAACGAGAGAGTCAGATTAAGCATTTATCTCGTGAAGATAAACTCGCACTTACACAGACTCAAAAAGTGTCTTGA
- a CDS encoding SRPBCC family protein, protein MAYSTSISSVITAPLPKVWDALTQPELVKQYFFGTNLETTWEVGAPIIFRGEWNGAAYEDKGTILSFEPQKSFSYNYWSNAGTLPDSLENYQILTFTVEEVTGGTKVTIDQSNVDTQEKADHSAENWKMVLRELEKLVTK, encoded by the coding sequence ATGGCATATTCAACATCAATATCTTCTGTTATTACAGCTCCGCTTCCAAAAGTATGGGACGCACTGACACAACCAGAATTAGTTAAGCAATACTTTTTTGGTACAAATCTCGAAACAACATGGGAAGTTGGTGCTCCAATTATCTTTCGTGGAGAGTGGAATGGTGCTGCATATGAAGATAAAGGAACTATTCTTTCTTTTGAGCCACAGAAGTCTTTCTCATATAACTATTGGAGTAATGCTGGAACGCTTCCAGATAGCCTTGAAAACTATCAAATACTTACGTTTACTGTAGAAGAAGTAACTGGTGGAACAAAAGTCACCATTGATCAATCAAATGTTGATACGCAAGAAAAGGCGGATCACTCAGCTGAGAATTGGAAGATGGTACTGAGAGAGTTAGAGAAGCTGGTTACAAAATAA
- a CDS encoding KGG domain-containing protein, with translation MSTQQRGLGSENMDPQKKREIQSMGGQASSASRVQDDSEEQSGRGRGSGGNFANDPERARREGSKGGQASARRRQEKSMEDSDQEGYEEDDFSSRD, from the coding sequence ATGTCAACGCAACAACGAGGTCTCGGATCAGAAAATATGGATCCGCAGAAGAAACGCGAGATACAGAGTATGGGAGGACAAGCTTCCAGTGCGTCTCGCGTGCAAGATGATTCTGAAGAGCAGTCAGGACGTGGAAGAGGATCGGGAGGTAATTTTGCAAACGATCCTGAACGTGCTCGAAGAGAAGGTTCTAAGGGTGGTCAAGCATCAGCACGTAGACGGCAAGAGAAGTCTATGGAAGATTCAGACCAAGAAGGGTACGAAGAAGATGACTTCTCTTCCCGAGATTAG
- a CDS encoding glycosyltransferase: MRIALLIPTYNEQKTIAEVVTRVIETISPLQQHAFFVVVIDGNSPDGTALEVRKLQTQYPDTVKLIVEKEKKGIAAAYLEGIQYAIHNLSADAYLEFDGDGQHDPVYIPHMIRAFDAGYDYVIGSRYVPGGSVPREWALYRRILSRFGSLFAKFVLELPINDVTSGLKLSRVKGFAEKLPKIVEDLITRHYAYKIQLLYLMYRYGAQVREVPIAFKVREHDVSKSTAKDIFESMRVVLLLRLQTLGSWKLFRIGLIGIVGIIVQTVVFELLGISYEIVRPSIAAVLGGELAILSNFTLNNHLTFKGTANAIDSLVRRIGKFHLVSLGSICIQWVLIFATEQVTSDPTILRSAYALGIILGFFTNYIGYTLFVWKRR, encoded by the coding sequence ATGCGTATCGCACTACTCATCCCGACATACAACGAGCAAAAAACCATTGCCGAGGTTGTTACTCGTGTCATTGAAACAATTTCTCCTCTACAGCAACATGCATTTTTTGTGGTGGTGATTGATGGTAATTCACCGGACGGAACAGCGCTTGAGGTTCGTAAACTTCAAACACAGTATCCAGATACTGTTAAGTTGATTGTGGAAAAAGAAAAGAAGGGAATTGCCGCAGCGTATCTTGAGGGAATACAGTATGCAATCCACAACCTTTCTGCAGACGCATATCTTGAATTTGATGGAGATGGTCAACATGATCCTGTGTATATTCCTCACATGATTCGTGCCTTTGATGCGGGGTACGACTATGTTATTGGTTCAAGGTATGTCCCAGGAGGCAGTGTGCCAAGGGAATGGGCGCTCTATAGGCGTATTTTAAGTCGATTCGGAAGTTTATTTGCAAAGTTTGTACTCGAGTTGCCAATCAATGACGTTACGTCAGGTTTGAAGCTTTCTCGCGTGAAAGGATTTGCAGAAAAGTTACCAAAAATTGTAGAAGATTTGATAACACGACATTATGCGTACAAAATCCAGTTACTGTATTTGATGTATCGATATGGTGCACAGGTTCGTGAAGTTCCAATTGCATTTAAGGTGCGTGAGCATGATGTGTCAAAAAGTACAGCGAAAGACATCTTTGAATCAATGAGAGTTGTTCTGTTACTCCGTTTGCAAACACTCGGTTCTTGGAAGTTATTCCGAATTGGGTTGATTGGAATAGTGGGAATCATTGTTCAGACCGTTGTCTTTGAACTCTTGGGTATTTCATATGAAATTGTTCGTCCAAGTATTGCAGCAGTTCTGGGTGGGGAATTGGCAATACTTTCTAACTTTACACTTAATAACCACCTCACATTTAAAGGGACGGCAAATGCCATTGATTCACTTGTAAGGCGAATCGGAAAATTTCATCTCGTATCACTCGGCTCGATTTGTATTCAGTGGGTATTGATATTTGCGACAGAACAAGTGACAAGTGACCCAACAATTTTGCGTTCTGCATACGCACTCGGAATTATCTTAGGGTTTTTCACTAACTACATTGGCTACACGTTGTTTGTGTGGAAGCGTCGCTAG
- a CDS encoding glycosyltransferase family 39 protein, translating to MNTMNSLREDSVARIGLIFLLIVSATVIALTSAWNDSLTFDEVPHIGAGYSYLATQEMRLNPEHPVLFKDIAALPLTLGIAGPIQQSVFSNPSWTTNHNDQWQFGNDFLFAPGNNTQNITRAARIPLIVFFIVASILVHLWTQKRFGYLAALIATIAFCFSPTILAHSRLVTNDMAVLCGVLISLFFFVRFLHNPTVVRTIFAGVTLGIALITKFSAVILIPFLFLLLCIYVYSSPSGGKLKLFGQYASKLVLIYVVACFGIIYPLYAFHISSYEGTRQYEDTVAILKNAPSVFYPIIWSSDKSVLRPLSQYALGVAMNSIRTKDGNTHYFLGTVGTETHASYFPLLYSLKETIPWLSLVLVSVGYGIFRTINFVKRRHITENKKMNIGEHIHYHIDEVTIALWIILYSAISIFGNLNIGLRHLLPIYPFIVILTAGTITLLIKRIKTYSYKQFGYGVLMAILLWHILEALITFPSYLSYFNKFAGGSKHGNEYVTDSNVDWGQDILRLKFWADSQSIPLVEADLFTSTDPEYYLGDAYAPLWREKYTSLEDFLARRESTNSVIAISYTTLKEAWATESGYLWLKDIEPTTVIGSSITVYAFN from the coding sequence ATGAACACCATGAATTCATTACGTGAAGATAGTGTGGCTCGAATCGGCCTTATATTCCTCCTAATTGTAAGTGCAACAGTCATTGCACTTACCAGTGCCTGGAATGACTCATTAACTTTTGACGAAGTACCACATATTGGCGCCGGATACTCATATCTTGCAACCCAAGAAATGCGCCTGAACCCAGAGCACCCGGTACTTTTTAAAGACATTGCAGCACTACCTCTAACTCTAGGCATTGCAGGTCCAATACAACAATCTGTCTTTTCAAATCCTTCGTGGACCACTAACCACAATGACCAGTGGCAATTTGGAAATGACTTTTTATTCGCACCGGGAAACAATACTCAAAACATAACTCGAGCAGCACGTATACCACTCATAGTATTTTTTATTGTCGCATCCATACTTGTACACCTCTGGACACAGAAACGATTTGGATACCTCGCTGCGCTCATTGCCACAATCGCCTTTTGTTTTTCTCCAACCATTCTTGCCCACAGTCGACTTGTCACAAATGACATGGCGGTACTCTGTGGTGTATTAATATCACTATTTTTCTTTGTTCGATTTTTACATAACCCAACAGTTGTACGTACGATATTTGCTGGCGTTACACTTGGAATAGCGCTGATCACCAAATTTTCTGCGGTGATACTTATTCCTTTTCTGTTTCTCCTCTTGTGTATATATGTATATTCCTCACCGAGTGGCGGAAAACTAAAGCTCTTTGGACAGTATGCATCAAAATTAGTATTGATATATGTTGTTGCGTGCTTTGGAATTATCTATCCCTTGTATGCCTTTCATATTTCTTCGTACGAAGGCACACGACAATATGAAGATACAGTAGCAATACTTAAAAATGCTCCATCGGTGTTTTATCCAATTATTTGGTCATCAGATAAGTCAGTGCTTCGTCCACTGAGTCAATATGCACTTGGAGTGGCAATGAACAGTATCCGCACAAAGGATGGAAATACCCACTACTTCCTCGGCACTGTTGGGACAGAAACTCATGCCTCATACTTTCCACTTCTGTACTCTCTTAAAGAAACCATTCCATGGCTTTCGCTCGTTCTCGTTTCAGTTGGTTATGGAATTTTCCGCACAATCAATTTCGTAAAACGTAGACATATTACAGAAAATAAAAAAATGAACATCGGGGAACATATTCACTACCACATCGATGAAGTTACTATCGCTCTATGGATTATCCTCTATAGCGCAATATCAATCTTTGGAAACCTAAACATTGGCCTTCGTCACCTTCTTCCAATCTATCCTTTCATTGTTATCCTCACAGCTGGCACGATTACGTTACTCATCAAAAGAATAAAAACATATTCATACAAACAATTTGGATATGGAGTACTTATGGCTATCCTACTGTGGCACATACTTGAAGCACTCATCACTTTCCCTTCGTATCTGAGTTATTTCAACAAATTCGCTGGTGGGTCAAAGCATGGCAACGAGTACGTAACTGATTCAAATGTTGATTGGGGACAAGACATACTACGCCTTAAGTTTTGGGCGGACTCACAGTCAATACCCCTAGTAGAAGCTGACCTATTTACAAGTACCGATCCAGAATACTATCTAGGCGATGCATACGCGCCACTGTGGCGTGAAAAATATACTTCTCTAGAAGATTTTCTAGCGCGACGAGAATCTACTAATTCTGTTATTGCTATCTCTTACACTACACTTAAAGAGGCGTGGGCAACAGAAAGTGGATACCTATGGCTCAAAGATATTGAACCAACAACAGTCATTGGAAGCTCAATTACTGTCTATGCGTTTAACTAG
- a CDS encoding peptidoglycan-binding protein, protein MIKKTCMFALAAMALSLISATGASAQSSSWQPISRELQIGSNGPDVAVLQSFLEAKGYVVIPGNVIRGTYGALTHGGVMKFQQASGITPSNGRFGPATKAMYNSLVGGGTTGTPTPVNPGAGVCPPGFYPTVYSGMSVCYKSVSGTGNTTNNGNSNNTGDLEGNEASLENFEVSEGDDDEPGQGDSDAEVMEVSFDVEDGDVRIERVDFDFVFSGGDNADDEPWDVFETARVLVGGEEVADMDASDEDEWSEEDDDVYRLRFSGVDTIVREGETAEIILALDIAEDVEGSDDGDAVWEISVPDKGIRAFDAEGVNQQIGDSEEEITIDIAEDGDNDDDDDNDNSDDDELSIDDSSASVSTSVNVYEDTVSGWYTLFAFEIETGDNDIELTELPITIEFLDEGSFDDVIDDIKIQIDGDEYDDFDIEDEDDEVAVVTFDLDGDVELEGDETYTAYVMVKFAEVDGNYDDGDEIVIFMDEDNVDNIVAEGDEELDADQLDGEAESDDIELNVIE, encoded by the coding sequence ATGATTAAGAAGACATGCATGTTCGCGCTCGCCGCGATGGCCTTGTCCCTGATCTCCGCAACAGGAGCTTCGGCACAGAGTTCATCATGGCAGCCGATCTCACGCGAGCTTCAAATCGGTTCAAACGGCCCTGATGTGGCTGTGTTGCAATCGTTCCTTGAAGCGAAGGGATACGTAGTTATTCCTGGAAATGTTATCCGTGGTACATATGGCGCACTTACACATGGTGGCGTCATGAAATTCCAACAAGCAAGTGGAATTACACCAAGTAATGGTCGCTTTGGACCTGCCACAAAGGCAATGTACAACTCTCTCGTTGGAGGTGGCACAACTGGTACTCCCACACCAGTTAACCCAGGAGCAGGTGTCTGCCCTCCAGGATTTTATCCAACTGTATACAGTGGAATGAGTGTCTGTTACAAGAGTGTTTCAGGAACTGGAAACACAACAAACAACGGAAACAGCAATAATACTGGCGACCTAGAAGGCAACGAAGCATCACTTGAAAACTTCGAAGTAAGTGAAGGTGATGACGATGAGCCAGGACAAGGTGACTCTGATGCAGAAGTCATGGAGGTCTCATTTGATGTTGAAGATGGAGACGTCCGCATCGAACGAGTAGACTTCGATTTCGTATTTAGCGGTGGAGACAACGCAGATGATGAACCGTGGGATGTCTTTGAGACAGCTCGTGTTCTCGTTGGCGGCGAAGAAGTTGCTGATATGGACGCAAGTGATGAGGATGAGTGGTCAGAAGAAGACGACGATGTCTACCGCCTACGATTTAGTGGTGTTGATACCATTGTCCGCGAAGGAGAAACAGCTGAAATCATCCTAGCACTTGATATCGCAGAAGATGTTGAAGGGTCAGATGATGGAGATGCAGTATGGGAAATCTCAGTTCCAGATAAGGGTATTCGTGCCTTTGATGCTGAAGGAGTAAATCAACAAATCGGAGATTCTGAAGAAGAAATCACGATTGATATTGCAGAAGATGGCGATAACGACGACGACGATGACAATGACAATAGTGATGACGATGAACTTTCAATCGATGACTCAAGCGCAAGTGTCTCAACATCAGTAAATGTCTACGAAGACACAGTATCAGGATGGTACACACTCTTCGCATTCGAAATCGAAACTGGTGACAATGACATTGAGCTTACAGAACTCCCAATTACAATTGAATTCCTCGATGAGGGATCATTTGATGACGTTATCGATGACATCAAGATCCAAATCGACGGTGACGAATACGATGATTTCGATATTGAGGATGAAGACGATGAGGTTGCGGTAGTTACATTTGACTTAGATGGTGATGTCGAACTCGAGGGTGACGAAACATACACAGCATATGTCATGGTTAAATTTGCTGAAGTAGATGGAAACTACGACGATGGAGATGAAATTGTTATCTTCATGGACGAGGATAACGTTGATAATATTGTTGCTGAAGGTGACGAAGAGCTTGATGCTGACCAACTCGATGGTGAAGCAGAAAGTGATGACATTGAACTAAACGTAATTGAATAG
- a CDS encoding ATP-dependent Clp protease proteolytic subunit: MLWYVITGAIDTRVAHDLITWASEQVYAKQASQLTVFISSTGGDVDSAIRMYAYLKALPIEVNTIGFTQIDSAANTIFLAGKKRSALQGCRFFLHEGTYTIGNQTASLHSHEETLTVLKELLKRNIEIIASETGKTNKEIADTLRESKILTAKQAVEYGIATDIITKLPGGAPIGAVGGSAGV, encoded by the coding sequence ATGCTTTGGTACGTAATTACAGGTGCAATTGATACACGCGTTGCTCATGACCTAATAACCTGGGCGAGTGAACAAGTGTATGCAAAACAAGCGAGTCAATTAACCGTTTTCATTTCTTCTACAGGAGGAGATGTGGACTCTGCAATTCGCATGTACGCGTATCTTAAGGCACTCCCCATTGAAGTGAATACAATTGGTTTTACTCAAATCGATTCTGCTGCAAACACAATTTTTTTAGCAGGAAAGAAGCGGTCAGCGTTACAAGGATGTCGATTTTTTCTCCACGAGGGAACATATACCATTGGAAACCAAACTGCGTCACTCCATAGTCACGAAGAAACACTGACAGTGTTAAAAGAACTGCTGAAAAGAAATATTGAGATCATTGCCAGTGAAACTGGGAAAACAAACAAAGAAATTGCAGATACTTTGCGTGAAAGTAAGATACTCACCGCAAAACAGGCAGTGGAGTATGGTATTGCCACAGATATCATCACAAAACTACCCGGAGGAGCACCAATTGGCGCTGTAGGAGGCTCTGCTGGGGTGTAA
- a CDS encoding NAD(P)/FAD-dependent oxidoreductase, whose amino-acid sequence MSRTPAQLDCIIVGGGAAGLAAAMVLGRSRRNIAIIDANQQSNRVAPLSHSVFTRDNTSPHDLYTIAKQQVCTYPTVRHIEDLVTAITYLEDGSFYVTLEHGKPLEARTILLAQGAIYSLPKIKGIDALWGTKIWHCPYCEGYEAKDTKLIAMGSANWIDHMSVILPSWSRDISWSCIEGVLNDITTQRIANAGGVIVEKVTSLEKTKNGVLVTLESNVRIEVAEGIVETKARVRDNVSKNLDCERDDSGHIICDEHGKTSVSGVYCAGDTARVERQLNVSVASGHKTAMHINAYLAEMDRKKEGSIIL is encoded by the coding sequence ATGTCGCGAACTCCAGCCCAACTCGATTGCATCATTGTTGGCGGAGGAGCTGCTGGACTTGCTGCAGCAATGGTTTTAGGTAGATCAAGAAGAAATATTGCAATAATTGATGCCAACCAACAAAGTAATCGAGTAGCACCACTTTCTCACAGTGTGTTTACCAGAGACAATACTTCCCCACACGATTTATATACAATCGCAAAGCAACAAGTGTGTACATACCCAACAGTTCGACACATTGAAGACTTGGTTACAGCGATTACATACCTTGAAGATGGTTCTTTTTATGTAACTCTTGAACACGGAAAACCTCTCGAGGCTCGGACAATTCTTCTTGCACAAGGAGCAATATATAGTCTTCCTAAAATAAAAGGTATTGATGCTCTATGGGGTACAAAAATATGGCATTGTCCGTATTGCGAAGGATACGAAGCGAAAGATACAAAACTTATTGCAATGGGTAGTGCAAACTGGATTGATCACATGAGTGTCATTCTTCCGTCGTGGAGCCGAGACATTTCATGGTCATGTATTGAAGGTGTACTAAATGACATCACGACTCAAAGAATTGCCAACGCTGGTGGAGTGATAGTTGAAAAAGTAACTTCCCTTGAAAAGACAAAGAACGGTGTGTTGGTCACTTTAGAAAGTAATGTACGAATCGAAGTTGCAGAAGGAATTGTAGAGACCAAAGCTCGCGTTCGTGACAATGTGTCAAAAAATCTAGATTGCGAACGCGATGACTCGGGACACATTATTTGTGACGAGCACGGTAAAACGTCAGTCAGTGGAGTATATTGCGCCGGGGACACTGCCCGTGTCGAACGACAATTAAATGTATCAGTCGCGTCAGGTCACAAAACAGCAATGCATATTAATGCATACCTTGCAGAAATGGACCGAAAAAAAGAAGGTTCAATTATTTTGTAA
- a CDS encoding CAP domain-containing protein: MVKKYLIPHHGNGYRPHFFKGGHIAFLFIFCAAIFISSQYAIRHVGEWNLATAIAPDFLIDLANKDRASAGQSDLVENPKLAEAARLKAEDMASKEYFAHNSPEGLTPWHWFAAVDYNFAYAGENLAVNFSDSEPLQKAWMDSPLHRANILNGQFTEIGIGVARGTYKGKQTLFVAQMFGAPKLAVVTPTQQPVQNTTALVTPVTVTPVQEVTPIRVAVVSEHATEKEQFVSVRNASVQAASVVSIPQPESRTESSPAAPWYAKFVFNPALLAQYAFSLIMAVTIIAIALLIGIEASRRHPKDVVFGCALFALVLGLLVWNSQLLA; encoded by the coding sequence ATGGTCAAGAAATATCTCATTCCTCACCACGGAAATGGCTACAGACCTCACTTTTTTAAGGGTGGTCATATTGCATTTCTTTTTATTTTTTGTGCCGCAATCTTCATTTCCTCACAATATGCTATTAGACATGTTGGGGAATGGAATCTCGCAACAGCTATTGCTCCAGATTTTTTGATTGATCTAGCAAATAAAGATCGTGCAAGTGCTGGACAGTCAGACCTAGTTGAAAACCCCAAGTTAGCAGAAGCTGCACGATTAAAAGCAGAAGACATGGCAAGTAAGGAATATTTTGCGCACAATAGTCCCGAAGGATTAACACCGTGGCACTGGTTTGCTGCAGTGGATTATAATTTTGCATATGCCGGAGAAAATCTCGCAGTTAATTTCAGTGACTCAGAGCCTCTTCAGAAAGCATGGATGGATTCTCCATTACACCGAGCAAATATTTTAAACGGTCAGTTTACTGAAATCGGTATTGGAGTCGCTCGCGGAACGTACAAAGGAAAACAGACATTATTTGTTGCACAAATGTTTGGTGCTCCAAAATTAGCTGTTGTAACTCCAACACAACAACCAGTACAAAATACAACGGCGCTAGTGACACCTGTTACAGTAACTCCAGTTCAAGAAGTCACACCAATACGCGTTGCGGTAGTCAGTGAACATGCTACTGAAAAAGAACAATTTGTATCTGTCAGAAATGCCTCAGTACAAGCTGCGTCGGTAGTTTCGATTCCTCAACCAGAGTCACGTACAGAAAGCTCACCGGCGGCTCCTTGGTATGCAAAATTTGTATTTAACCCTGCATTGCTTGCTCAATATGCATTCTCGTTGATCATGGCCGTTACAATCATTGCAATAGCACTCCTCATTGGAATTGAGGCTAGCAGAAGGCATCCGAAGGACGTTGTCTTCGGCTGTGCATTATTTGCTCTTGTTCTGGGGCTTCTGGTATGGAATAGCCAATTACTTGCGTAA
- a CDS encoding helix-turn-helix domain-containing protein, protein MTQDRALSILKTGANVFLTGEPGAGKSHTINEYVSYLREHAIEPAITASTGIAATHISGMTIHSWSGIGIKKNLNQYEIDRIASLEYISRRITKAKVLIIDEISMLPPEALNDVDKVCREVRKNESPFGGLQVVFVGDFFQLPPISKKEVEQKARAQTSLHEEDYSQDPSDVDTREMPAVFAYQSEAWLHAKPLICYLSEQHRQDDREFLSLLAAIRSNSFEEGHLEYLESRRTDRDKLPENVTKLFSKNFDVDTVNSKTLSHITEEERTYTMSHTGREALVIALKKGCLSPEVLKLKKGAAVMFTKNSPKEGFVNGTLGEVEGFRPTDGMPIVKVRNGQLITVTPMEWSMEENGKVKAQISQLPLRLAWAMTVHKSQGMSLDEAIMDLGDVFEYGQGYVALSRVRRLSGLHILGWNARAFQVHPHVLEEDGTLKRFSNEADAAFETMSSEDLRQMHENFLKAIGGSITKTIKKKSSGKGDTREATLTLLNQGKTIGEIAEERGLTRGTVIGHIEELISQGKADHTICSRFMSPELLESLPAIHRAFDSCGIEKIHPVFEKLKGEYSYDDLRLARLMYKKE, encoded by the coding sequence ATGACTCAAGACCGAGCACTCTCTATTCTTAAAACTGGCGCTAATGTATTTTTAACCGGAGAACCTGGTGCAGGAAAAAGCCACACTATTAATGAGTATGTGTCGTATCTCCGTGAGCACGCAATCGAGCCAGCAATCACTGCTTCAACGGGTATTGCAGCAACGCATATCAGCGGAATGACGATTCACTCATGGAGCGGCATTGGCATTAAAAAAAACCTTAACCAATACGAAATAGACCGAATTGCGTCTCTTGAGTACATTTCTCGTCGAATCACAAAAGCCAAGGTGCTCATTATCGATGAAATCTCAATGCTTCCACCTGAGGCGTTGAATGATGTTGATAAGGTGTGTCGTGAAGTCAGAAAAAATGAAAGTCCGTTTGGGGGGTTACAAGTGGTTTTTGTCGGGGACTTTTTTCAACTCCCACCAATTTCTAAAAAGGAAGTAGAACAAAAAGCTCGAGCCCAGACTTCGCTCCACGAAGAAGATTATTCTCAAGATCCGTCTGACGTAGATACTCGCGAGATGCCGGCAGTATTTGCGTACCAATCTGAGGCGTGGCTTCATGCCAAACCACTCATTTGCTATCTCTCAGAACAACACCGCCAGGATGACAGGGAATTTCTTTCACTTCTTGCTGCGATCAGATCAAACTCTTTTGAGGAAGGGCATTTAGAATATCTGGAATCGAGAAGGACCGATCGAGATAAGCTACCTGAAAATGTAACAAAATTATTTTCAAAGAATTTTGATGTAGATACCGTTAATAGCAAAACACTTTCTCATATTACAGAAGAAGAGCGTACATACACCATGTCTCATACTGGTAGAGAAGCTCTTGTCATTGCGCTAAAAAAAGGATGTCTTTCTCCTGAAGTGTTGAAGTTGAAAAAGGGTGCTGCAGTGATGTTTACAAAAAATAGTCCAAAGGAAGGTTTTGTAAATGGAACATTAGGTGAAGTGGAAGGTTTTAGACCTACAGACGGAATGCCAATTGTTAAAGTGAGAAATGGACAATTGATTACGGTTACCCCAATGGAGTGGAGTATGGAAGAGAATGGGAAAGTGAAAGCACAAATTAGTCAGTTACCCCTTCGTCTTGCGTGGGCAATGACGGTGCATAAGAGCCAAGGAATGAGTCTGGACGAGGCAATAATGGACCTAGGTGATGTGTTTGAGTATGGGCAAGGGTATGTTGCACTTTCGCGCGTACGAAGGCTCTCAGGGCTTCATATATTAGGTTGGAACGCGCGAGCGTTTCAGGTACACCCACATGTATTAGAAGAAGATGGCACTCTTAAGCGCTTTTCAAACGAAGCTGACGCGGCGTTTGAAACAATGTCGTCTGAAGACCTTCGGCAGATGCATGAGAATTTTCTAAAAGCAATTGGTGGATCAATTACTAAAACAATTAAAAAGAAATCTTCTGGAAAAGGGGATACTCGAGAAGCAACCCTTACACTCCTCAATCAAGGAAAAACAATTGGAGAAATTGCAGAAGAACGTGGACTGACACGGGGTACAGTCATTGGTCACATTGAAGAATTAATTTCTCAAGGAAAAGCAGATCATACAATTTGTTCTCGATTTATGTCACCAGAACTACTTGAATCCCTTCCCGCAATTCATCGAGCGTTTGATAGCTGTGGCATTGAAAAGATTCATCCTGTCTTTGAAAAACTTAAAGGTGAGTATTCGTATGATGATCTTCGTCTGGCTCGGTTGATGTATAAAAAGGAATAA
- a CDS encoding nucleoside monophosphate kinase translates to MKIALVGPGGAGKDTLSEFAAAEFDLKHVSCGDMLRYHVVENNLGTPDRLTLRVVATHLRAEKGADYLVRKAIEMHPDGLVLSGLRAAAEAEAFKKLGGTIISVTAPMEKRFEWVRKRPDIDNEMSYEKFLERDTIESSNPDPNAPNIAAVMSHADIHINNDSDKETLFLKFRQAMSSLLS, encoded by the coding sequence ATGAAAATTGCGCTCGTAGGTCCGGGAGGCGCAGGCAAGGATACCTTGTCAGAATTCGCGGCCGCTGAATTTGATTTAAAACATGTTTCTTGTGGTGATATGCTCCGATATCACGTAGTAGAGAACAACTTAGGGACTCCAGATAGGCTAACACTGCGAGTTGTCGCTACTCATTTGCGCGCTGAAAAAGGTGCTGATTATTTAGTCAGGAAAGCAATTGAAATGCATCCAGATGGGCTAGTTCTTTCAGGGTTAAGAGCAGCGGCTGAAGCAGAAGCATTCAAGAAGTTGGGAGGAACCATTATCTCTGTTACGGCTCCAATGGAGAAAAGATTTGAATGGGTAAGAAAAAGGCCAGATATTGATAATGAAATGTCCTATGAGAAATTTTTAGAACGAGATACGATTGAATCATCAAATCCTGATCCAAATGCTCCAAACATAGCCGCGGTTATGTCACATGCTGACATTCATATTAATAATGATTCAGACAAAGAGACATTGTTTTTGAAGTTTAGACAGGCAATGAGCTCGCTACTCTCGTAG